In Anastrepha obliqua isolate idAnaObli1 unplaced genomic scaffold, idAnaObli1_1.0 ptg000009l, whole genome shotgun sequence, the DNA window GTTTAACCATTTCCTCGAGCTGTTCAATCATATAGCGTTTCATGGTTAAAAGTCAAGACTAAATGTCATAcccaaatttcaaagttttagcTTTAAAATGACAAGATAGCGGATATATATAGTTCAATTTCGAACGCACTTTTCCAACAACCCTATATATATGCAGGCCAGCCAGTGCCTTACCCACAAACAACAAgccgaaaattataaataactgatACAGAGCTTgtcctaaaatatttttcatcattgTGCGTGATATTAGGGGTTTGGTACGCCCGTAGGGTTTTCGCAATAATAAGTCAGGTGTCGGAAGTTCAGTAGCTAGTGCCAAAGATGCAAGGGTGTCCATAATGAGATTTACCCACAACATCTGAACAGCCTGCCGATTAGAGAGTAAATATTTGAACATGTTAAAATACATACTTCTCACAAACCATGCTTTACAATTCCAGTGGAAATTACCTTTAGTGGTGAGTCTTGCACGGCACATGCACCAATAAATGCAACAATTACGGCAACAACGTTAACAGTGAgttgaaattgcaaaaatttagcaATGGAATCGTACACATTACGCCCCCACATTACCGCTTTTACAATACTGCTGAAATTATCATCTGTCAATATAATATCGGATGCTTCTTTAGCCACGTCCGTGCCAGCAATGCCCATCGCAAAGCCCACATCAGCTTTTTTCAATGCAGGGCCGTCATTCGTACCATCACCAGTAACTGCAACTACCTCGCGGTTTTCGCTTACTTTGCTATCAATTATACCTGTCAATCATTAAGAAATTGGAACGTTACAATACAATTTcgaaacgaatttttattttaaaatttttagtttacctTTAACAAGGGTGTATTTGTCAGTAGGCGACGATCGTGCCAACACACGCAGCTTCGGCCAAATTTTATCGAGCAAGTGTTGTTGAACCTACCACAAAAGGATCCAGTTAAATAACGCGATTACTATGAttaaagaaataattgcaaacacAATTAACTCACGTCTCCGTTGCTGTCCCTAATACGACGGTTAAACTCCTTGCcttctaatattaaaaaatcttcgTTAGGGCGCAGTATGCCACATTTCGAGGCGATTGATCGCGCAGTATTTATGTTATCACCGGTAACCATACGAACAGTTATACCAGCACGTTGACATTTACGTATAGCATCAGGAACTTCTGGACGGACGGGATCTTCAATACCTACCACACATAAACATGTCAAGTTGGTCATAACATTATCTTCGTCATCCCAATTTGGTTCACCATCTATATGAACTTCGTTAATTGCCGCTTTCCCTGGTACGAAATCACGATAAGCTACAGAAATAGTTCGTAGCCCATCACAAGCCATTGGTTCGATAACTTCACGTATCAACCGTTCCTGCATGTCACGAGTGAATTTTTCCAAGACCCCGTCATGTCCATAAATAAAAGAGCATCTAGGTTTTGTAAAATTAcaatatcaatttttgttttcgtaaaTTTAATGTGTGCATACTTCTTAAGCATAATTTCTGATGCTCCTTTCGAAAAGAGACGATAACCACCATTTGGCCGAGGTATTACAGTACCCATACTTTTGCGTACCGAATTGAATGTATATACACGAGTGAATTTATCCTCAGTAATTTCATCTCGAATGGACTGATACTTTACCCCCAGACCTTGTACGAATCCTAGTAAAGCACATTCGGTTTTATTGCCAACTTGTATGGGTAAGTCACCAGGATTTTGACCATGCTGCAAGCATACAACGTATTTTTCAACACTTTAAATTAGTTTTGGTGAAAACTTACCATAATGTTGGAGGTGTACGCTGAATTAACTGAAATACCCACAGTTATTAAGTTTCCTACGTGTTGCGGTATATCGTTCAAAGTTGGTAGAACTTTACATAACTTTTCACATATATAGGATTGTACGACTGTCATCCGATTTGTTGTAAGTGTACCAGTCTTATCAGAACAAATGGCAGTGGCATTGCCCATAGTTTCACAAGCATCCAAATGTCTCACCAAGTTGTTATCCTTCATCATTTTCTGCAATGGTCGACTTAAATACATGAAAAAGGACAATTTTCCCTTAGCAAAGGCCAAATTCAACTTTACCTTTACGGAATATGCTAACGATAATGTTACAGCTAATGGCAAACCTTCTGGAACTGCTACTACTAATACGGTCACGCCAATAATTAAGTGTTTGAccaaattatttgcataagtaTTTTTCCATGGCTTCTCTTCAATAACAAAAGTCTTTATGCAAAACTGTATGACTAATATAACTACAGTTAAAACAGCTATTGTTGAACCAGCATAACCGATTTGTATAGCCAATTTTGTCAATTTCGCTTGCAGGACAGACTTTTCCTTTTTGTGGCCAGTCTCAACTGATGACGAAGCTTGTTGAACGTGATTACCATCGGACTCAGATTTGATACCATCTGGTGGTGGTGGAGGCACATGCATATTTTTCATTGGGGCTCGGCCATCATCagtacctacatatataagaaaaatattttagacgCATTAATTTATCTGTACAACTATTGAAATAGGTGTGGGTAAAAAAGATATCAGAGAAAGTAGAAAACCAAAtatcacacaaacacacatacgatATTTTAAAGGGCATAATAAATAAGCcaataagttaattaatttaaaaaaataaattgtgaatTAGTAGTTTAAGGTCCAGCGCACAcgttttagttttaaataatcGAAATGTATcacgcatacatataaaataggaTATACGAGTATCTAATATTACAGCATGGAAAGTGTATCACCATGGAGTATGGAGTAGTGTATcaccatcttaaaactgaaaacagaacctgccggaGCCTTACagttttaaagtaatttaatgttaaagttctataatttagcgaaaagttggtgttgccacatGCCTCAAATataaacgaagttcgtatgcagggatgttcagtggaaggttcattgtaaaactgcagtattttttgctgtaatttaaaattgagaaatatttttgaaaataaaaatataccactcattttaacttaaaaacaatgatattaagcgtatcacaaaaaataataaagtaattaaaactaaattaaattaattaacacagtatttttgcgtagaactccttatcgcgtgggcggccttcggccgctcttcaaaaaaataaccctcatcagtccaactctggctacgcaatccacagtatttttgcatagaacttcttttcgcgtgggcggccttcggccgcgcttcaaaaaaataaccctcatcagtccaactccggctacgcaatccacagtatttttgtgtagaactccttttcgcgtgggcggccttcggtcgctcttcaaaaaaataaccctcatcagtccaactctggctacgcaatccacagtatttttgcgtagaactccttttcgcgtgggcggctttccgccgcacttcaaaaaaataaccctcatcaatccaactccggctacacaatccacagtatttttgcgtagaactccttttcgcgtggacggccttcggccgctcttcaaaaaaataaccctcatcagtccaactctggctacgcaatccacagtatttttgcgtagaattccTTTTCACGTGGGCGGCCTTccgccgcgcttcaaaaaaataaccctcatcagtccaactctggctacgcaatccacagtatttttgcgtagaactctttttcGCGTCGGCGGCCtccggccgcgcttcaaaaaaataaccctcatcagtccaactccggctacgcaatccacagtatttttgcgtagaactcctttatgtgttaaaaccattgaacccaaaattaaaacatcatatgcgtgggtgtagtaaggaggcacaataactcccatccccatcattaagactaaacttaaatacttaacttttgttcatatttttgtttcatttgcaggcatccggcaacaccatactgtt includes these proteins:
- the LOC129251166 gene encoding plasma membrane calcium-transporting ATPase 1 isoform X1, producing MATVDGRPAQYGISLKHLRELMEHRGREGVVKLSELGGVTKLCDKLYTSTNDGLRGTRTDIEHRRETFGSNVIPPKPPKTFLTLVWEALQDVTLIILEVAALVSLGLSFYKPADEDAPLLQEEEDHHGWIEGLAILISVIVVVFVTAFNDYSKERQFRGLQNRIEGEHKFSVIRGGEVCQISVGDIVVGDIAQIKYGDLLPADGILIQSNDLKVDESSLTGESDHVKKGVDVDPMVLSGTHVMEGSGKIIVTAVGVNSQAGIIFTLLGAAVDEQEAELKKRKKGTDDGRAPMKNMHVPPPPPDGIKSESDGNHVQQASSSVETGHKKEKSVLQAKLTKLAIQIGYAGSTIAVLTVVILVIQFCIKTFVIEEKPWKNTYANNLVKHLIIGVTVLVVAVPEGLPLAVTLSLAYSVKKMMKDNNLVRHLDACETMGNATAICSDKTGTLTTNRMTVVQSYICEKLCKVLPTLNDIPQHVGNLITVGISVNSAYTSNIMHGQNPGDLPIQVGNKTECALLGFVQGLGVKYQSIRDEITEDKFTRVYTFNSVRKSMGTVIPRPNGGYRLFSKGASEIMLKKCSFIYGHDGVLEKFTRDMQERLIREVIEPMACDGLRTISVAYRDFVPGKAAINEVHIDGEPNWDDEDNVMTNLTCLCVVGIEDPVRPEVPDAIRKCQRAGITVRMVTGDNINTARSIASKCGILRPNEDFLILEGKEFNRRIRDSNGDVQQHLLDKIWPKLRVLARSSPTDKYTLVKGIIDSKVSENREVVAVTGDGTNDGPALKKADVGFAMGIAGTDVAKEASDIILTDDNFSSIVKAVMWGRNVYDSIAKFLQFQLTVNVVAVIVAFIGACAVQDSPLKAVQMLWVNLIMDTLASLALATELPTPDLLLRKPYGRTKPLISRTMMKNILGQALYQLFIIFGLLFVGDWILDIESGRGQELGAGPTQHFTIIFNTFVMMTLFNEINARKIHGQRNVIEGLLTNPIFYTIWIFTMIAQVVIIQYGKMAFSTKALSLDQWLWCIFFGIGTLVWGQLITSVPTRKLPKILSWGRGHPEEYTDAMHLGEERFDSIDSDKKPRAGQILWIRGLTRLQTQKCGQDQTLTKTDLTSV
- the LOC129251166 gene encoding plasma membrane calcium-transporting ATPase 1 isoform X4, producing the protein MATVDGRPAQYGISLKHLRELMEHRGREGVVKLSELGGVTKLCDKLYTSTNDGLRGTRTDIEHRRETFGSNVIPPKPPKTFLTLVWEALQDVTLIILEVAALVSLGLSFYKPADEDAPLLQEEEDHHGWIEGLAILISVIVVVFVTAFNDYSKERQFRGLQNRIEGEHKFSVIRGGEVCQISVGDIVVGDIAQIKYGDLLPADGILIQSNDLKVDESSLTGESDHVKKGVDVDPMVLSGTHVMEGSGKIIVTAVGVNSQAGIIFTLLGAAVDEQEAELKKRKKGTDDGRAPMKNMHVPPPPPDGIKSESDGNHVQQASSSVETGHKKEKSVLQAKLTKLAIQIGYAGSTIAVLTVVILVIQFCIKTFVIEEKPWKNTYANNLVKHLIIGVTVLVVAVPEGLPLAVTLSLAYSVKKMMKDNNLVRHLDACETMGNATAICSDKTGTLTTNRMTVVQSYICEKLCKVLPTLNDIPQHVGNLITVGISVNSAYTSNIMHGQNPGDLPIQVGNKTECALLGFVQGLGVKYQSIRDEITEDKFTRVYTFNSVRKSMGTVIPRPNGGYRLFSKGASEIMLKKCSFIYGHDGVLEKFTRDMQERLIREVIEPMACDGLRTISVAYRDFVPGKAAINEVHIDGEPNWDDEDNVMTNLTCLCVVGIEDPVRPEVPDAIRKCQRAGITVRMVTGDNINTARSIASKCGILRPNEDFLILEGKEFNRRIRDSNGDVQQHLLDKIWPKLRVLARSSPTDKYTLVKGIIDSKVSENREVVAVTGDGTNDGPALKKADVGFAMGIAGTDVAKEASDIILTDDNFSSIVKAVMWGRNVYDSIAKFLQFQLTVNVVAVIVAFIGACAVQDSPLKAVQMLWVNLIMDTLASLALATELPTPDLLLRKPYGRTKPLISRTMMKNILGQALYQLFIIFGLLFVGDWILDIESGRGQELGAGPTQHFTIIFNTFVMMTLFNEINARKIHGQRNVIEGLLTNPIFYTIWIFTMIAQVVIIQYGKMAFSTKALSLDQWLWCIFFGIGTLVWGQLITSVPTRKLPKILSWGRGHPEEYTDAMHLGEERFDSIDSDKKPRAGQILWIRGLTRLQTQYM
- the LOC129251166 gene encoding plasma membrane calcium-transporting ATPase 1 isoform X2 — its product is MATVDGRPAQYGISLKHLRELMEHRGREGVVKLSELGGVTKLCDKLYTSTNDGLRGTRTDIEHRRETFGSNVIPPKPPKTFLTLVWEALQDVTLIILEVAALVSLGLSFYKPADEDAPLLQEEEDHHGWIEGLAILISVIVVVFVTAFNDYSKERQFRGLQNRIEGEHKFSVIRGGEVCQISVGDIVVGDIAQIKYGDLLPADGILIQSNDLKVDESSLTGESDHVKKGVDVDPMVLSGTHVMEGSGKIIVTAVGVNSQAGIIFTLLGAAVDEQEAELKKRKKGTDDGRAPMKNMHVPPPPPDGIKSESDGNHVQQASSSVETGHKKEKSVLQAKLTKLAIQIGYAGSTIAVLTVVILVIQFCIKTFVIEEKPWKNTYANNLVKHLIIGVTVLVVAVPEGLPLAVTLSLAYSVKKMMKDNNLVRHLDACETMGNATAICSDKTGTLTTNRMTVVQSYICEKLCKVLPTLNDIPQHVGNLITVGISVNSAYTSNIMHGQNPGDLPIQVGNKTECALLGFVQGLGVKYQSIRDEITEDKFTRVYTFNSVRKSMGTVIPRPNGGYRLFSKGASEIMLKKCSFIYGHDGVLEKFTRDMQERLIREVIEPMACDGLRTISVAYRDFVPGKAAINEVHIDGEPNWDDEDNVMTNLTCLCVVGIEDPVRPEVPDAIRKCQRAGITVRMVTGDNINTARSIASKCGILRPNEDFLILEGKEFNRRIRDSNGDVQQHLLDKIWPKLRVLARSSPTDKYTLVKGIIDSKVSENREVVAVTGDGTNDGPALKKADVGFAMGIAGTDVAKEASDIILTDDNFSSIVKAVMWGRNVYDSIAKFLQFQLTVNVVAVIVAFIGACAVQDSPLKAVQMLWVNLIMDTLASLALATELPTPDLLLRKPYGRTKPLISRTMMKNILGQALYQLFIIFGLLFVGDWILDIESGRGQELGAGPTQHFTIIFNTFVMMTLFNEINARKIHGQRNVIEGLLTNPIFYTIWIFTMIAQVVIIQYGKMAFSTKALSLDQWLWCIFFGIGTLVWGQLITSVPTRKLPKILSWGRGHPEEYTDAMHLGEERFDSIDSDKKPRAGQILWIRGLTRLQTQISVPPAEPIRETEV
- the LOC129251166 gene encoding plasma membrane calcium-transporting ATPase 1 isoform X3, with amino-acid sequence MATVDGRPAQYGISLKHLRELMEHRGREGVVKLSELGGVTKLCDKLYTSTNDGLRGTRTDIEHRRETFGSNVIPPKPPKTFLTLVWEALQDVTLIILEVAALVSLGLSFYKPADEDAPLLQEEEDHHGWIEGLAILISVIVVVFVTAFNDYSKERQFRGLQNRIEGEHKFSVIRGGEVCQISVGDIVVGDIAQIKYGDLLPADGILIQSNDLKVDESSLTGESDHVKKGVDVDPMVLSGTHVMEGSGKIIVTAVGVNSQAGIIFTLLGAAVDEQEAELKKRKKGTDDGRAPMKNMHVPPPPPDGIKSESDGNHVQQASSSVETGHKKEKSVLQAKLTKLAIQIGYAGSTIAVLTVVILVIQFCIKTFVIEEKPWKNTYANNLVKHLIIGVTVLVVAVPEGLPLAVTLSLAYSVKKMMKDNNLVRHLDACETMGNATAICSDKTGTLTTNRMTVVQSYICEKLCKVLPTLNDIPQHVGNLITVGISVNSAYTSNIMHGQNPGDLPIQVGNKTECALLGFVQGLGVKYQSIRDEITEDKFTRVYTFNSVRKSMGTVIPRPNGGYRLFSKGASEIMLKKCSFIYGHDGVLEKFTRDMQERLIREVIEPMACDGLRTISVAYRDFVPGKAAINEVHIDGEPNWDDEDNVMTNLTCLCVVGIEDPVRPEVPDAIRKCQRAGITVRMVTGDNINTARSIASKCGILRPNEDFLILEGKEFNRRIRDSNGDVQQHLLDKIWPKLRVLARSSPTDKYTLVKGIIDSKVSENREVVAVTGDGTNDGPALKKADVGFAMGIAGTDVAKEASDIILTDDNFSSIVKAVMWGRNVYDSIAKFLQFQLTVNVVAVIVAFIGACAVQDSPLKAVQMLWVNLIMDTLASLALATELPTPDLLLRKPYGRTKPLISRTMMKNILGQALYQLFIIFGLLFVGDWILDIESGRGQELGAGPTQHFTIIFNTFVMMTLFNEINARKIHGQRNVIEGLLTNPIFYTIWIFTMIAQVVIIQYGKMAFSTKALSLDQWLWCIFFGIGTLVWGQLITSVPTRKLPKILSWGRGHPEEYTDAMHLGEERFDSIDSDKKPRAGQILWIRGLTRLQTQFHKYFVYNKMK